The Salminus brasiliensis chromosome 8, fSalBra1.hap2, whole genome shotgun sequence genome has a window encoding:
- the ralba gene encoding ras-related protein Ral-B — protein MAANKGKNQSSLALHKVIMVGSGGVGKSALTLQFMYDEFVEDYEPTKADSYRKKVVLDGEEVQIDILDTAGQEDYAAIRDNYFRSGEGFLLVFSITEHESFTATAEFREQILRVKAEEDKIPLLLVGNKSDLEDRRQVSVDDARGKAEEWGVQYVETSAKTRANVDKVFFDLMREVRAKKMSENKDKNGKGKNKKNKKGFKDRCCLL, from the exons ATGGCAGCCAACAAGGGTAAAAACCAGAGCTCGTTGGCCCTGCACAAGGTCATCATGGTGGGCAGTGGCGGTGTTGGAAAGTCTGCCCTCACACTCCAGTTCATGTATGATGAG TTTGTTGAAGACTACGAGCCTACAAAGGCAGACAGCTACCGGAAAAAGGTGGTGCTGGATGGAGAGGAGGTGCAGATCGATATTTTGGACACAGCCGGGCAGGAGGACTACGCAGCCATCCGAGACAATTACTTCCGCAGTGGAGAGGGCTTTCTGCTGGTGTTCTCCATCACTGAGCATGAGTCTTTCACAGCCACAGCGGAGTTCAG GGAGCAGATCCTACGTGTTAAAGCAGAGGAGGATAAGATCCCACTGCTGTTGGTGGGGAACAAGTCTGATCTGGAGGACCGCAGGCAGGTATCGGTGGACGACGCCAGAGGAAAGGCAGAAGAGTGGGGGGTGCAGTACGTGGAGACTTCTGCCAAGACACGTGCCAACGTAGATAAG GTGTTTTTTGACCTCATGCGGGAAGTGCGAGCCAAGAAGATGTCAGAAAATAAGGACAAAAACGGAAAGGGAAAGAACAAGAAGAACAAGAAAGGCTTCAAGGACCGGTGCTGTTTACTTTGA